A single window of Anaerocolumna chitinilytica DNA harbors:
- a CDS encoding ROK family protein, translating into MTYDLLLDIGGTGIKGSYYCLDDNKTSQMYYFPSNAEKGKEAIIQHFISLCAQIWEGITEEGKTIRSIRMAFPGPFDYGKGISLMQGLAKYESLYGVSIPHEMIKGGITDKVKFTSGDRMDFLFINDVEAYARGVMHKRKLHEGYRVIYLCIGTGAGTAYSINGSISDDIQEGIPEKGWAYPVPFQSSIIDDYISVRGINKLSLKYCNRLLTPLELSEMAIAGNRGAIAAYKEFGENLNAAFLPLLKSFKANTFVIGGNISRSGSLFLSKIEEECEKQDIHIMVEEDTSGLIMEGLTGL; encoded by the coding sequence ATGACATACGATTTGCTGCTGGATATAGGTGGAACAGGCATAAAAGGAAGTTATTACTGTTTGGATGACAATAAGACATCACAAATGTACTATTTTCCTTCCAATGCAGAGAAAGGGAAAGAAGCTATTATACAGCATTTCATTTCGTTATGCGCTCAGATATGGGAAGGTATTACCGAAGAGGGAAAGACCATACGAAGTATACGTATGGCTTTTCCCGGACCATTTGATTATGGAAAAGGAATCTCTTTGATGCAAGGCCTGGCCAAATACGAAAGCTTATATGGTGTATCTATTCCCCATGAGATGATAAAGGGAGGAATAACCGATAAGGTAAAATTCACATCTGGAGACAGAATGGATTTCTTATTCATAAATGATGTGGAAGCATATGCACGGGGAGTTATGCATAAAAGAAAACTCCATGAGGGATACCGGGTAATATATCTGTGTATCGGTACCGGAGCAGGTACGGCCTATTCCATAAACGGCAGCATTTCGGATGATATACAGGAAGGAATTCCGGAAAAAGGCTGGGCATACCCTGTTCCCTTCCAGTCCTCCATAATAGACGACTATATTTCAGTAAGAGGAATTAATAAATTGTCCCTGAAGTATTGCAATAGGCTGTTAACTCCATTAGAATTAAGTGAAATGGCTATAGCCGGTAATAGGGGAGCCATAGCAGCTTACAAGGAGTTTGGTGAGAACTTAAATGCTGCTTTTTTACCTCTTTTAAAAAGCTTTAAAGCAAATACTTTTGTCATAGGCGGAAATATCAGCCGCTCCGGCAGCTTATTTCTTTCAAAAATAGAAGAAGAGTGTGAGAAGCAGGATATTCATATTATGGTGGAAGAAGATACTTCAGGATTAATAATGGAGGGATTAACCGGGCTTTAA
- a CDS encoding glycoside hydrolase family 38 N-terminal domain-containing protein, giving the protein MKNWEIYLIHHSHTDIGYTERQEKLMNYHKDFILQAIQILDDIHSGKLKDCEGFKWQCENQWQIENFYASATPEQKSKFEEYVKAGEIGLSGNYLNMTELVDREVLFSRTMKAKKFGEDIGVEIKSGMSADINGYAWGYPDVLGECGVENLLCALHPHHGMFPLYRKQQPFYWQGPKKNKVLVWESEHYHMGNEMYLCPHGGSTYMLFDDIRTEQAGGFRTSGIEETEQKELEIAQTRLLRYCANLEQEEYPLDFFPLMVSGAITDNAPPNALIAKRVNDLNLLFKGKITIKMVTLDEFFARVKRSKEKIPTYEGDFTDWWADGVGSTANAVKICREAQRKYDLCKKLDPEQKLGNSSLLEAAAENIMLYAEHTWGYSSSISEPWDSLVACLEKKKDAYAINANTDISRNLDIILSKLGEVSIDANKHQRYKVINPQPLRYQGTVKLYIEYWEYIDGNPLNPGAVIEAYDENTGERLICQGHRISRAHEVEVVVDLAPGEEKIIKLKQNFENASTIKNHAHIGAEGVKDIEVDGEYLETPFLVETDYFKVEFSKEKGIASILDKKTGKFITEDCAEGAFTGIYEFTPMKDNNPCEVRRQMGRNRCSIATERSTSKLTDIVITESGSVFVTAKLSYELPGTRYYSVFLKVYKTAPLLEAKVCLHKESVWEPENLYVALPFTAGEGETFVEKTGCIIRPGIDQLPGTCQNFYLIQNGLVRTGKDTDIIVGTKDAPLVTFGERKAAPIRLCDGNNTELNRSKAYSWIMNNFWETNFKADLGGFYEFTYTVFTGKHASPEEAMECCKAVNEGVLGFYI; this is encoded by the coding sequence ATGAAAAATTGGGAGATTTATTTAATTCATCATTCTCATACGGATATTGGATATACGGAACGACAGGAAAAACTGATGAATTATCACAAGGATTTTATTCTGCAGGCTATACAGATATTGGACGACATACATAGCGGCAAGCTTAAAGACTGTGAGGGATTTAAGTGGCAGTGTGAGAATCAATGGCAGATTGAGAACTTCTATGCCAGTGCAACACCGGAGCAAAAGAGTAAGTTCGAGGAATATGTAAAGGCCGGCGAAATCGGACTCTCAGGCAATTACCTGAATATGACAGAATTAGTGGACAGAGAAGTTCTGTTCTCCAGAACGATGAAGGCAAAGAAGTTTGGAGAAGATATCGGTGTAGAGATTAAGAGTGGTATGTCTGCGGATATTAACGGATATGCATGGGGATATCCTGATGTTTTAGGGGAGTGTGGTGTGGAAAATCTCCTGTGTGCTCTTCACCCTCATCATGGTATGTTCCCTCTATATAGAAAGCAGCAGCCATTTTACTGGCAGGGACCAAAGAAAAATAAAGTACTTGTCTGGGAAAGTGAACATTACCATATGGGCAATGAAATGTATTTATGCCCTCATGGCGGCAGTACCTATATGCTGTTCGATGATATTCGTACAGAACAGGCAGGAGGGTTTAGAACTTCCGGGATAGAAGAAACCGAACAAAAAGAACTTGAGATTGCACAGACAAGGTTACTCAGATATTGCGCTAATCTGGAGCAGGAAGAATATCCCCTTGATTTCTTCCCGTTAATGGTTTCCGGTGCAATTACGGATAATGCCCCTCCTAATGCGCTTATCGCTAAGAGGGTAAATGACTTGAATTTACTCTTTAAAGGAAAAATTACAATAAAAATGGTTACTTTGGATGAGTTTTTTGCCAGGGTAAAAAGAAGTAAGGAAAAAATTCCGACCTATGAGGGAGACTTCACGGATTGGTGGGCTGACGGAGTGGGGTCTACCGCAAATGCGGTAAAAATATGCAGGGAAGCCCAGAGAAAATATGACCTGTGTAAAAAACTCGATCCGGAGCAGAAACTTGGCAATAGCAGTCTTTTAGAGGCTGCCGCAGAAAATATCATGTTGTATGCTGAGCACACATGGGGGTATTCCTCTTCCATATCAGAACCCTGGGATTCCCTGGTTGCTTGTTTGGAGAAAAAGAAAGATGCCTATGCTATTAATGCAAACACGGATATTTCAAGAAATCTGGATATTATTCTTTCAAAACTGGGAGAAGTCTCGATCGATGCGAATAAACACCAACGGTATAAAGTAATAAACCCGCAGCCGCTTCGTTACCAGGGCACTGTCAAGCTTTACATAGAGTACTGGGAGTACATAGATGGAAATCCATTGAATCCCGGTGCAGTTATTGAAGCTTACGATGAAAATACAGGGGAAAGACTTATATGCCAGGGACACAGAATATCCAGAGCCCATGAAGTTGAAGTTGTTGTAGACCTGGCCCCCGGTGAAGAAAAGATAATAAAATTAAAACAAAACTTTGAAAATGCTTCCACTATCAAAAACCATGCACATATCGGTGCTGAAGGAGTGAAGGATATTGAGGTAGACGGTGAATATCTGGAAACACCGTTCCTTGTTGAAACAGACTATTTCAAAGTGGAATTCTCCAAGGAGAAAGGAATTGCGTCCATACTTGATAAAAAGACAGGGAAATTCATAACAGAGGATTGTGCAGAAGGGGCATTTACAGGTATCTATGAATTTACACCAATGAAGGATAATAATCCCTGTGAAGTGCGAAGACAGATGGGAAGAAATCGCTGCAGTATTGCCACAGAAAGAAGTACGTCAAAACTTACGGACATTGTTATTACGGAAAGCGGCAGTGTCTTTGTAACAGCAAAGCTATCCTATGAACTTCCGGGCACCAGATATTACAGTGTATTTCTAAAAGTCTACAAAACAGCTCCCTTACTGGAGGCAAAAGTGTGCCTGCATAAGGAAAGTGTATGGGAACCGGAGAATCTATATGTAGCCTTACCTTTTACAGCAGGTGAAGGGGAGACCTTTGTAGAAAAAACCGGTTGTATTATACGGCCCGGTATTGATCAGCTTCCAGGAACCTGTCAGAATTTCTACCTGATACAAAACGGTTTGGTTCGGACAGGAAAGGATACAGATATTATAGTAGGTACAAAGGACGCACCTCTGGTTACTTTCGGGGAAAGAAAGGCAGCTCCAATCCGGTTATGTGATGGCAATAACACCGAGCTTAACCGTTCGAAGGCGTATTCCTGGATTATGAATAATTTTTGGGAAACAAATTTTAAAGCAGATTTAGGGGGCTTTTATGAATTTACTTACACGGTATTTACAGGCAAGCATGCTTCACCGGAAGAAGCGATGGAATGCTGTAAGGCAGTGAATGAAGGCGTTTTAGGATTTTATATATAA
- a CDS encoding DUF885 domain-containing protein, with the protein MKKHRKLFLVFFSLLLLMLILSGCEKKTNKESTRKDFDSFTNEVFKKEVTQDTITLNFSLANPKNYGITNPPVTFGHYSLSEMKKSLLAAENYLAALKDFSYRDLDSKQKLTYDILKDYWTLEMNSGNFPLYNEILGPTTGLQAQLPVLLAEYNFYTKDDIDTYIKLLPGITDYFKEICQYEEQKSKAGLFMSDSVADSILAQCEAFIADKENNYLIEVFNDKVSSYKGLSKKEIKAYEKANKNAVINNVIPAYQLLIDTLNSLKGTGKNDGGLAGLPKGKEYYRYLLASNTGTDRSPEELIKLLDNSILSNLRALNALTSKDSKIYEEAANVSYPLTKPVEILDYLKSTISQDFPPCPKVDFTVKYVHKSLQDYLSPAMYLVPAIDNYKNNVIYINENPDYQGQEIFNTLAHEGYPGHLYQSVYFRNTNPTPIRSLLNFGGYAEGWATYVEFYSYHMAGFSDNEASFLEHSMAANMSLYCRLDIGINYEGWNIAQTASYLQQFGITDKNTAKVLYTTMVEEPALYPEYGVGYLEFMELKNTAQKALGNKFNLKEFHKFVLDIGPSQFEIIDKRMDSWLKTQK; encoded by the coding sequence ATGAAAAAACACAGAAAGCTATTTCTTGTTTTCTTTTCTCTGCTTTTACTTATGCTAATATTGTCCGGATGTGAAAAGAAAACAAATAAAGAGTCTACTCGCAAAGATTTTGACAGCTTTACCAACGAGGTATTTAAAAAGGAAGTAACCCAGGATACCATTACGCTGAATTTTTCTTTGGCTAATCCTAAGAACTACGGTATAACCAATCCTCCTGTTACCTTTGGCCATTATTCTTTAAGTGAAATGAAAAAGTCCCTCTTAGCAGCTGAGAATTATCTTGCTGCCTTAAAGGACTTTTCCTATCGTGATCTGGATAGTAAGCAAAAGCTGACTTATGACATCTTAAAGGATTACTGGACCCTTGAAATGAACAGCGGTAACTTTCCCCTATACAACGAAATTCTTGGACCTACCACCGGCCTTCAGGCACAGCTTCCCGTGCTGCTGGCAGAGTATAATTTCTACACCAAGGACGATATTGATACCTACATAAAGCTGCTTCCCGGTATTACCGACTATTTTAAAGAAATATGCCAGTATGAAGAACAAAAATCTAAGGCCGGTCTTTTTATGAGCGATAGTGTTGCAGACAGTATTCTGGCACAATGTGAGGCCTTTATTGCCGATAAAGAGAATAATTATCTTATTGAGGTATTTAATGATAAAGTATCTTCCTATAAGGGTCTCTCTAAAAAAGAAATAAAAGCTTACGAAAAGGCCAACAAAAACGCTGTCATAAACAACGTTATCCCCGCCTATCAGCTTTTGATAGATACCTTAAACAGCTTGAAAGGCACCGGAAAAAATGACGGAGGTCTTGCCGGGCTGCCCAAAGGCAAGGAGTATTACCGCTATCTTTTGGCTTCCAATACCGGTACCGACCGCTCGCCGGAAGAGCTGATTAAACTCTTGGATAATTCAATCTTAAGTAATTTAAGAGCTCTTAATGCTTTAACATCAAAGGATTCCAAGATATATGAAGAGGCTGCAAATGTAAGTTACCCTCTCACAAAACCGGTGGAGATATTAGATTACCTCAAGAGTACCATAAGCCAGGACTTTCCGCCCTGCCCCAAGGTTGATTTTACAGTAAAATATGTGCATAAATCCCTGCAGGATTATCTAAGCCCTGCCATGTACCTGGTTCCGGCTATTGATAACTATAAAAATAACGTTATCTATATCAACGAAAATCCTGATTATCAAGGCCAGGAAATCTTTAATACCCTTGCACACGAAGGTTACCCCGGGCATCTCTACCAGTCCGTTTACTTTAGAAATACCAATCCAACTCCTATACGAAGCCTTTTGAATTTTGGAGGTTACGCCGAGGGGTGGGCCACCTATGTGGAATTCTATTCTTATCACATGGCCGGCTTTTCCGATAACGAAGCCTCTTTCCTCGAACACAGTATGGCAGCTAATATGTCCCTGTACTGCCGGCTGGATATTGGTATTAATTATGAAGGCTGGAATATTGCTCAGACCGCTTCTTACCTCCAGCAATTTGGTATCACCGATAAGAACACCGCCAAGGTTCTGTATACAACTATGGTTGAAGAACCTGCCCTCTATCCGGAATATGGAGTTGGATATCTGGAATTTATGGAGTTAAAGAATACAGCACAAAAAGCCTTGGGTAATAAATTCAACCTAAAAGAATTCCATAAATTTGTCTTAGATATTGGCCCCTCCCAATTCGAAATTATCGATAAACGCATGGACAGCTGGTTAAAAACCCAGAAGTAA
- a CDS encoding ABC transporter permease: MKLYFKYFNIQLKSAMEYKTSFIMTTLGQFLVAFNVFLGVLFMFQRFNEVKGFRFSEVLLCFSIVLMQFSLAECFARGFDGFASLLSNGGFDRIMVRPRNIVLQVLGTKIELTRLGRMLQAIVMLVYGIVNAQVSWNAARILTVIFMIIGGTGVFFGLFVIYAALCFFTLEGLEFMNIFTDGAREFGKYPISVYGSKVLLLCTFLVPYALIQYYPLLYILGKSDKVFYMGLPLAALLFLAPCFLLWRVGVKHYKSTGS; the protein is encoded by the coding sequence ATGAAACTATACTTTAAATATTTTAATATTCAACTAAAAAGTGCCATGGAATACAAGACCTCCTTTATCATGACTACCTTGGGCCAATTCCTTGTGGCTTTTAATGTATTCTTAGGAGTACTTTTTATGTTTCAAAGATTCAATGAAGTAAAGGGCTTCCGGTTCAGTGAGGTTTTATTGTGTTTTTCCATTGTACTGATGCAGTTCTCTTTGGCTGAATGCTTTGCAAGAGGCTTTGACGGCTTTGCTTCTCTTCTGTCCAACGGTGGTTTTGACAGGATTATGGTCCGGCCCAGAAATATAGTATTACAGGTACTTGGTACTAAAATAGAACTAACCAGGTTAGGCCGTATGCTTCAGGCAATTGTTATGCTTGTCTATGGCATTGTAAACGCACAAGTATCCTGGAATGCTGCCAGGATACTTACGGTTATTTTTATGATTATAGGGGGGACTGGGGTATTCTTCGGATTATTTGTGATATATGCGGCGCTTTGCTTTTTTACCCTGGAAGGTCTGGAGTTTATGAATATATTTACAGACGGAGCAAGGGAATTCGGAAAATATCCTATCAGTGTATATGGAAGTAAGGTATTACTGCTGTGCACCTTTTTGGTGCCCTATGCTTTGATTCAATATTATCCGTTACTGTATATACTGGGTAAAAGTGATAAGGTTTTTTATATGGGCCTGCCCCTTGCCGCATTACTGTTTCTGGCTCCATGCTTTTTGCTGTGGAGAGTCGGAGTAAAACATTATAAATCCACCGGATCCTAG
- a CDS encoding ABC transporter permease: MFGKSTSDNKLRMGSDIKKYLSFFRIRFTYGLTYRAAALAGIVTQFAWGTLEILMFKTFYVYNKAAFPMEFSALTSYIWLQQALLSIYMIWFFEVEIFDLIVSGNVAYELCRPISLYNMWFVRNMATRLSKAVLRAFPILIVAALLPKPYGLSLPKSPEAAGWFLLSLILAFLVVISFCMITYIICFYTISALGVRLLASAVSELLTGAVIPLPFFPEKIGKVISYLPFASMQNLPLRIYGGDIYGMELYRGILLQLFWCVALILIGRWMLARGISKVTVQGG; the protein is encoded by the coding sequence ATGTTCGGGAAATCTACTTCTGATAATAAACTTAGAATGGGTAGTGATATAAAAAAGTACCTCTCTTTTTTTCGTATTCGTTTTACTTATGGTCTAACCTACAGGGCAGCGGCCTTGGCTGGCATCGTAACGCAGTTTGCCTGGGGAACTCTTGAAATCCTTATGTTTAAAACGTTTTATGTTTATAATAAAGCAGCCTTTCCCATGGAATTCTCTGCACTGACCTCCTATATCTGGCTGCAACAGGCACTGCTGTCCATCTATATGATTTGGTTTTTTGAGGTTGAAATCTTTGATTTGATTGTAAGCGGGAATGTCGCCTATGAATTGTGCAGACCCATATCTCTCTATAATATGTGGTTTGTAAGAAATATGGCAACCAGACTGTCAAAAGCTGTTCTCAGGGCCTTTCCCATACTAATTGTAGCTGCGCTTTTACCAAAGCCATATGGACTGTCACTTCCCAAGAGTCCGGAAGCGGCAGGGTGGTTTCTGTTATCTTTAATCTTAGCCTTTTTGGTAGTAATCAGTTTCTGCATGATTACTTATATTATATGTTTTTACACAATTTCAGCGCTTGGTGTCAGGCTTCTGGCTTCTGCTGTATCAGAGCTTTTAACCGGTGCAGTTATTCCTTTACCCTTTTTTCCGGAAAAGATAGGAAAGGTGATTTCCTACCTCCCTTTTGCATCGATGCAGAATCTTCCCCTTCGTATTTACGGGGGCGATATCTATGGAATGGAGCTTTATAGAGGAATATTACTGCAGCTATTCTGGTGTGTGGCATTGATTCTGATTGGCAGATGGATGCTAGCTCGTGGGATAAGTAAAGTAACAGTGCAAGGCGGCTAA
- a CDS encoding ABC transporter ATP-binding protein — MIEVTGVTKTFQVARRSAGFKEALKSFVHREYQEVRALDDISFTIGDGEMVGYIGPNGAGKSSTIKILSGILTPDKGNCLINGRVPWKERVEHVKDIGVVFGQRSQLWWDVPILDSYELIRDIYRVKETEYKKKLSELTELLDLEDILKTPARQLSLGQRMRCEIGASLLHSPKILFLDEPTIGLDAVSKIAVRSFILELNRQHGTTVILTTHDMQDIEALTKRILLIGKGKILLDGNLEEVRDKFSKIRQLTVQYNGMLPLMTEGMRLTTTGAQEQSLAGQGVLTIQVDTEILKVSQAISYLSSQTDIMDISVAGASLDDVVVGLYKQYEI; from the coding sequence ATGATTGAAGTAACAGGAGTTACTAAGACCTTTCAGGTCGCAAGACGCAGTGCTGGTTTTAAGGAAGCATTGAAGTCTTTTGTACACAGGGAATACCAGGAGGTAAGGGCACTGGACGATATTTCTTTTACCATTGGAGATGGTGAAATGGTAGGGTATATCGGTCCCAATGGTGCGGGAAAGAGCAGCACTATTAAGATATTAAGCGGTATTTTAACGCCGGACAAAGGGAACTGTTTGATAAATGGAAGAGTCCCCTGGAAGGAACGGGTGGAGCATGTTAAGGACATCGGAGTAGTATTCGGACAACGCTCCCAATTATGGTGGGATGTACCCATCCTGGATTCCTACGAATTAATAAGAGATATCTACCGGGTAAAAGAAACGGAATACAAGAAAAAACTATCAGAACTGACAGAACTTTTGGATTTGGAGGATATCTTAAAGACACCGGCAAGACAGCTTTCTCTGGGACAAAGGATGAGATGCGAGATTGGAGCCTCTTTGCTTCATAGTCCCAAAATTCTGTTTTTAGATGAACCGACCATTGGCTTAGATGCAGTCTCAAAGATTGCTGTTAGAAGTTTTATTTTGGAATTGAACAGACAACACGGTACTACGGTTATTTTAACCACTCATGATATGCAAGACATTGAGGCTCTTACAAAAAGAATATTACTTATTGGTAAGGGAAAGATTTTATTGGACGGAAATCTGGAGGAAGTAAGGGATAAATTCTCTAAGATCAGGCAGTTAACAGTTCAGTATAATGGAATGTTGCCGTTAATGACAGAGGGTATGAGGCTTACTACTACAGGAGCACAGGAACAGTCCTTAGCCGGCCAGGGAGTTCTTACTATCCAAGTGGATACGGAGATATTAAAGGTGTCTCAGGCTATTTCGTATCTGTCTTCCCAGACAGATATCATGGATATCTCGGTAGCAGGGGCATCACTTGATGATGTCGTAGTAGGCTTATACAAACAATATGAAATATAG
- a CDS encoding spore maturation protein: MKFILYISDYLMPFVIFYIVGFGLLMKTPVFQEFTKGAEDGFKVVLNIMPTLVGLMVAIGIMRASGALDLLAGGLKPLTNLLHFPSELVPLITVRLFSASAATSLVLDIFKQYGPDSFIGRLTSIIMSCTETIFYTMSVYFMTAGVKKTRYTLSGALFATFAGIVTSVFLTKLLF, encoded by the coding sequence TTGAAGTTTATTCTGTATATTTCTGATTATTTAATGCCCTTTGTTATATTTTACATCGTTGGGTTCGGATTACTTATGAAAACGCCGGTCTTTCAGGAATTTACAAAAGGAGCTGAAGACGGCTTTAAGGTAGTCTTAAATATTATGCCTACATTAGTAGGGCTTATGGTAGCAATCGGAATTATGAGAGCCTCGGGAGCACTGGATTTATTGGCCGGTGGATTAAAGCCCTTGACAAATTTATTGCACTTTCCTTCTGAGCTGGTTCCGTTAATTACTGTAAGGCTATTTTCAGCATCAGCAGCTACCAGCCTTGTACTAGATATCTTCAAACAGTATGGACCGGATTCTTTTATCGGAAGACTTACTTCTATAATAATGAGCTGCACCGAAACAATTTTTTATACCATGAGCGTGTACTTTATGACAGCCGGTGTTAAGAAGACCCGTTATACCTTATCAGGAGCATTGTTTGCGACTTTTGCAGGGATTGTAACAAGTGTTTTTTTAACAAAGCTGTTGTTTTAA
- a CDS encoding nucleoside recognition domain-containing protein codes for MLNYLWGFLIIIGVIVGALNGKIDAVNAAALSSAKEAILLCITMLGFTALWTGIMQVAKAAGIVDALTKAINPLLRLLFPDIPDKHPAKEYIASNMIANFLGLGWAATPMGLKAMQELKKLNRDKETASCDMCTFLIINISALQLIPVNIIAYRTQYGSVNPTEILGAAFVATSVSTVAGIIFSLVARKLAREK; via the coding sequence ATGCTGAATTATCTTTGGGGATTTCTAATTATTATCGGAGTTATAGTAGGAGCCTTAAACGGTAAAATAGATGCCGTAAATGCCGCTGCGCTTTCCTCAGCCAAAGAGGCAATTTTATTATGTATTACGATGTTAGGGTTCACGGCCCTTTGGACAGGGATTATGCAGGTTGCGAAAGCAGCCGGGATAGTGGATGCCCTGACAAAAGCTATCAATCCATTATTAAGGCTTTTATTTCCCGATATACCGGATAAACATCCGGCAAAAGAATACATAGCATCTAATATGATAGCGAATTTTCTAGGCCTTGGCTGGGCTGCTACTCCCATGGGATTAAAGGCTATGCAAGAATTAAAAAAGCTAAACCGGGATAAGGAAACCGCCAGCTGTGATATGTGTACGTTTTTGATTATAAATATTTCGGCACTTCAATTAATACCGGTCAATATCATTGCCTACCGTACCCAGTATGGCTCTGTTAATCCCACAGAAATTCTTGGTGCCGCTTTTGTAGCGACCAGTGTATCTACCGTTGCAGGAATTATATTTTCTCTTGTAGCTAGAAAATTAGCCAGAGAAAAATAA
- a CDS encoding AbrB/MazE/SpoVT family DNA-binding domain-containing protein yields MKSTGIVRKLDELGRITLPIELRRTLGVGERDPLEIFVDEDRIILRKYEPADIFNGSKDNLIDYHGKKISKESIVELAKLVGIIE; encoded by the coding sequence ATGAAAAGCACAGGAATAGTTAGAAAGCTTGATGAGTTAGGAAGAATCACTCTTCCCATCGAGCTCAGAAGAACCCTTGGAGTTGGGGAAAGAGATCCCCTTGAAATCTTTGTTGACGAGGACAGAATCATATTAAGAAAATATGAGCCTGCTGATATCTTCAACGGATCCAAAGATAATCTTATTGATTATCATGGAAAGAAGATTTCTAAAGAATCTATTGTAGAGCTAGCAAAATTAGTAGGTATTATCGAATAA
- the rsmI gene encoding 16S rRNA (cytidine(1402)-2'-O)-methyltransferase: MAGTLYLCATPIGNLEDITLRVLRTLKEVDLIAAEDTRHSIKLLNHFEINTPMTSYHEYNKIDKGHYLIGRLQEGENIALITDAGTPGISDPGEELVKMAYEAGITVTSLPGPSAVVTGLTLSGLPTRRFAFEAFLPSDKKERQNILKELKTETRTIIIYEAPHRLLKTLKELEETLGDRKVSVIRELTKKHETAFLTSLSQAVSYYTEEEPKGECLLVLEGQKAEVLAEKLREEYEMLSLNDHMKIYLDKGMDKKEAMKAVANDRGVSKRDIYQMLLSE, translated from the coding sequence ATGGCCGGAACATTGTATCTATGCGCCACTCCTATCGGCAATTTGGAGGACATCACTTTAAGGGTTCTTCGCACTTTAAAGGAAGTAGATTTGATTGCAGCGGAGGATACAAGACATAGTATAAAGTTGTTAAATCATTTTGAAATAAATACACCTATGACGAGCTATCATGAGTACAACAAGATTGATAAAGGACATTATTTGATCGGGCGTCTCCAAGAGGGAGAAAATATTGCCCTGATAACCGATGCCGGAACACCTGGAATATCAGATCCCGGAGAAGAACTTGTGAAAATGGCATATGAAGCAGGAATTACAGTGACATCACTTCCCGGACCTTCCGCTGTTGTTACCGGATTGACTCTTTCCGGTCTTCCTACCAGGCGATTTGCCTTTGAAGCCTTTCTGCCGTCGGACAAAAAGGAAAGACAGAATATCCTTAAGGAATTAAAGACAGAGACCAGAACAATCATTATATACGAAGCGCCCCACAGACTCTTAAAGACCTTAAAAGAGTTGGAGGAAACACTGGGGGACAGAAAAGTATCTGTAATCAGGGAGCTTACGAAAAAGCATGAAACAGCTTTTCTTACCAGTCTGTCTCAGGCAGTAAGCTACTATACGGAAGAAGAACCCAAAGGTGAATGCTTGTTAGTACTGGAAGGGCAAAAAGCAGAAGTGCTGGCAGAAAAATTGCGGGAAGAGTATGAGATGCTCTCCCTCAATGACCATATGAAGATATACCTGGATAAAGGCATGGATAAAAAAGAAGCCATGAAAGCAGTTGCCAATGACAGAGGAGTATCTAAAAGGGATATCTATCAGATGCTTTTATCAGAATAA